The Eubacteriaceae bacterium Marseille-Q4139 genome has a window encoding:
- a CDS encoding Hpt domain-containing protein, whose product MREEIRAKLEAAGVNVNEGVERFMGKEELFEKFLKRFPGDPNMAKLQAAAESGDKEAALTAAHTLKGTCGNLSMTVLFDLLTKQVSLFREGQWEAGTGMMPKITAAYEQAAAVIQEL is encoded by the coding sequence ATGCGGGAAGAGATCAGAGCAAAACTCGAAGCGGCCGGTGTGAATGTAAATGAAGGAGTCGAGCGGTTCATGGGAAAGGAAGAGCTGTTTGAAAAATTTTTAAAACGGTTCCCGGGAGACCCCAATATGGCGAAGCTCCAGGCTGCGGCAGAAAGCGGTGATAAAGAGGCGGCGCTCACAGCAGCCCACACATTGAAGGGAACATGCGGAAATCTGTCCATGACTGTCCTTTTTGACCTTCTGACGAAGCAGGTGTCCCTGTTCCGGGAAGGGCAGTGGGAGGCAGGCACCGGCATGATGCCAAAGATCACAGCAGCCTACGAGCAGGCGGCCGCCGTCATACAGGAACTTTAG
- a CDS encoding type II toxin-antitoxin system MqsA family antitoxin has translation MKCMNCKGGEMTPSTTTYFAQLNNCYVIIENVPCLKCEQCGEEFLNTVVAEKIDDILDSIEKIASKIFILDYATAA, from the coding sequence ATGAAATGTATGAACTGCAAGGGTGGAGAGATGACACCCTCCACAACAACATATTTTGCACAGCTAAATAACTGCTATGTAATCATCGAGAATGTACCATGCTTAAAATGCGAGCAGTGCGGAGAAGAATTTTTAAATACTGTTGTGGCGGAAAAGATTGACGATATTTTAGATAGCATTGAGAAAATCGCAAGTAAAATTTTTATTCTGGATTATGCAACAGCAGCATAA
- a CDS encoding succinylglutamate desuccinylase/aspartoacylase family protein — MIFCGTSINPGEKKHISIPVAESLSLEAVCFCGSRPGATLTVTAGVHGCEYVGIQALRELSGELEPGVMSGNVILLPVANPSAFYAGSKQTVPEDGVNLNRAFPGDAAGSLAFRLAHVLEKSLYPVSDFLADLHSGDCNESLCPLVFFPTAGDEAVCQKAREAAKTVDVPYRVRSTAKNGLYSYAVQKGIPAMLIERGCQGLWSAEEVSACRSDVLSLMGHLGILTANRRMPVQTEISETVYEEACACGFWYPSVAAGEPIEKGRLLGRLAASDGQILQEIRASFDGVALYYTTALGVWKGEPLVAYGRP; from the coding sequence ATGATTTTCTGTGGAACATCCATCAATCCCGGTGAAAAGAAACATATTTCGATTCCAGTTGCGGAATCCCTCTCTCTGGAGGCTGTCTGCTTCTGCGGGAGCCGCCCCGGCGCAACGCTCACGGTTACGGCCGGCGTTCACGGCTGTGAATATGTGGGGATCCAGGCCCTGCGGGAGCTTTCCGGAGAACTGGAGCCCGGCGTCATGTCCGGCAATGTGATTCTCCTGCCGGTGGCCAACCCCAGCGCTTTTTACGCCGGCTCCAAGCAGACCGTTCCGGAGGACGGCGTCAATTTAAACCGGGCTTTCCCGGGAGATGCCGCCGGCAGCCTGGCTTTCCGCCTTGCTCACGTCCTGGAAAAAAGCCTCTATCCTGTCTCCGACTTTCTCGCTGACCTTCACAGCGGGGACTGCAACGAGTCCCTCTGCCCTCTCGTCTTCTTTCCCACAGCCGGGGATGAGGCTGTCTGCCAGAAGGCACGTGAAGCTGCGAAAACCGTTGACGTCCCCTACCGCGTCCGCTCCACAGCAAAAAACGGCCTTTACAGCTATGCCGTCCAAAAGGGGATTCCCGCCATGCTGATTGAACGCGGCTGCCAGGGGCTCTGGTCTGCCGAAGAGGTTTCCGCCTGCCGCTCGGACGTCCTCTCCCTCATGGGCCATCTGGGAATCCTGACTGCCAACAGACGCATGCCTGTCCAGACGGAAATTTCAGAAACCGTCTATGAGGAGGCATGCGCCTGCGGATTTTGGTATCCATCCGTAGCCGCCGGAGAACCCATCGAAAAGGGCCGGCTTCTGGGGCGGCTTGCAGCGTCGGACGGGCAGATTCTCCAGGAGATCCGCGCGTCCTTCGACGGCGTGGCCCTCTATTACACCACTGCCCTCGGTGTCTGGAAGGGAGAGCCTCTGGTTGCATACGGCCGTCCCTAA
- a CDS encoding 4Fe-4S dicluster domain-containing protein, with amino-acid sequence MVTNDAALLKIKHDVLYEVARLAFEGKLDEEKDNIPYKLIPGPKAQFRCCVYKEREIIRQRVRLAEGKCPSDKHSENMIQVISSACEECPITRFVVTDNCQKCMGKACQNACNFGAITIGRTRAYIDPGQCKECGKCAQACPYNAIAELIRPCRRACPVDAITMDPETGICQIDEKKCIQCGACVRSCPFGAITSKVFITQVIDAIKAGKKVVAMLAPAVEGEFGADITMASWRTALKKVGFADMVEVGLGGDMTAAYEAEEWAEAYKEGKKKTTSCCPAFVNMIRKHYPTLVENLSTTVSPMCAVSRMLKAKDPETVTVFIGPCMAKKAEAADKSVEGNADFVLTFGEARAMLRAKNVNLEPEENSSQEASVFGKRFGNGGGVTNAVLQCLKEKGESADIKVARCSGPADVKKALLLMKVGRLPEDFIEGMMCQGGCVGGPSNLKPEMEMKKDRDALISQADERGVHENLEKYDMDAFSMHRSYGELK; translated from the coding sequence ATGGTAACGAATGATGCGGCACTGCTGAAAATCAAGCATGATGTCCTGTATGAGGTAGCGAGGCTGGCGTTCGAGGGAAAGCTCGACGAGGAAAAGGACAATATCCCCTACAAGCTGATTCCTGGCCCGAAGGCACAGTTCCGCTGCTGCGTTTATAAGGAAAGAGAGATTATCCGTCAGAGAGTCCGTCTGGCAGAGGGAAAATGTCCTTCTGACAAACACAGCGAAAACATGATCCAGGTCATCAGCTCTGCATGCGAGGAGTGCCCGATTACACGCTTCGTCGTAACGGATAACTGCCAGAAGTGTATGGGAAAGGCATGCCAGAATGCCTGCAATTTCGGTGCCATCACCATCGGAAGGACGCGCGCCTACATTGATCCCGGTCAGTGCAAGGAGTGCGGGAAATGTGCCCAGGCATGTCCCTATAACGCCATTGCCGAGTTAATCCGTCCCTGCCGGCGTGCATGCCCGGTGGATGCCATCACCATGGATCCGGAGACCGGCATCTGCCAGATCGACGAGAAGAAGTGCATCCAGTGCGGCGCCTGCGTAAGAAGCTGTCCGTTCGGTGCCATTACCTCCAAGGTATTCATCACCCAGGTCATCGACGCCATCAAGGCTGGCAAGAAGGTTGTCGCCATGCTGGCACCGGCCGTTGAAGGCGAATTCGGCGCCGACATCACCATGGCAAGCTGGCGGACGGCCCTTAAGAAGGTGGGCTTTGCCGACATGGTCGAGGTCGGTCTCGGCGGTGACATGACGGCCGCTTATGAGGCTGAGGAATGGGCAGAGGCTTATAAAGAAGGAAAGAAGAAGACTACATCCTGCTGTCCGGCCTTCGTAAACATGATCCGCAAGCATTATCCGACGCTGGTGGAAAACCTGTCTACGACGGTTTCCCCGATGTGCGCCGTTTCCAGGATGTTGAAGGCAAAGGATCCGGAGACCGTGACCGTATTCATCGGGCCGTGTATGGCGAAGAAGGCGGAAGCTGCCGATAAGTCCGTGGAGGGCAACGCAGACTTCGTCCTGACCTTCGGCGAGGCGCGGGCCATGCTCCGTGCGAAGAACGTGAACCTGGAGCCGGAGGAGAACTCCAGCCAGGAGGCCAGCGTCTTCGGAAAGCGGTTCGGAAACGGCGGCGGCGTGACGAATGCCGTGCTCCAGTGCTTAAAGGAGAAAGGCGAGAGCGCCGACATCAAGGTTGCAAGATGCAGCGGCCCGGCTGACGTCAAGAAAGCCCTGCTTCTCATGAAGGTGGGCAGGCTTCCGGAGGACTTCATCGAGGGCATGATGTGCCAGGGCGGATGCGTCGGCGGCCCCAGCAACTTAAAGCCGGAGATGGAAATGAAGAAAGACCGTGACGCGCTCATTTCCCAGGCAGACGAAAGAGGCGTCCATGAGAACCTGGAGAAGTATGATATGGATGCATTCTCCATGCACCGCAGCTATGGGGAATTGAAATAA
- a CDS encoding response regulator transcription factor: MRGFFIRSPRFFLSCYDYSVPALISSEKVLKFFKDFGVFTIFLFFRREFCGILLITKRGRGRHVLEKEKILIADDDPAVRRLLIRVVEGNGYEAHTAADGREAVLLAQSHDFALILLDIMMNGNEDGFHAIKRLRESGDTTPIIVISGRSDDFDTLYGLDIGADDYIAKPFNPVILGGKIRALIRRNQVKKEKPGELLAAGPFSYNTLTMELKKDGVSIPLSSRENVLMRLFLSHPGQVFTKEQLYELVWNQAAVDDNSIMVYISHLRNKIEDNPKSPRYIKTVWGVGYTFSAGG, encoded by the coding sequence ATGCGGGGATTTTTTATCCGCTCCCCCCGCTTTTTCCTTTCCTGCTATGATTATAGCGTCCCGGCCTTAATATCCTCTGAAAAAGTCTTAAAATTTTTTAAGGATTTCGGGGTTTTCACGATTTTTTTGTTTTTTCGGCGGGAGTTTTGTGGTATTCTGTTGATAACAAAACGAGGAAGGGGGAGACATGTCTTGGAAAAAGAGAAAATCCTGATTGCAGACGACGATCCGGCCGTCCGGCGGCTTTTAATCCGGGTCGTGGAAGGAAACGGCTATGAAGCCCATACGGCGGCTGACGGGCGCGAGGCTGTGCTTCTGGCGCAGTCCCATGACTTCGCCCTGATCCTTTTGGATATCATGATGAACGGGAACGAGGACGGCTTCCATGCCATCAAGCGCCTCCGGGAGTCCGGCGACACCACGCCGATCATCGTCATCAGCGGGCGAAGCGACGATTTCGACACCCTCTACGGCCTGGACATCGGCGCCGACGATTACATTGCAAAGCCCTTCAATCCCGTGATCCTGGGCGGAAAAATCCGCGCCCTCATCCGGCGGAACCAGGTGAAAAAGGAAAAGCCGGGGGAACTCCTTGCGGCCGGCCCCTTTTCCTACAATACTCTCACCATGGAACTTAAAAAGGACGGCGTCTCCATCCCCCTCTCTTCGAGGGAGAATGTCCTCATGCGGCTGTTTCTTTCCCACCCCGGCCAGGTTTTCACGAAGGAGCAGCTTTACGAGCTGGTATGGAACCAGGCGGCTGTGGACGACAACTCCATCATGGTGTACATCAGCCATTTAAGAAATAAAATCGAGGACAATCCCAAAAGCCCCCGCTATATTAAGACGGTATGGGGCGTCGGATATACGTTTTCTGCGGGCGGGTGA
- a CDS encoding histidine kinase gives MNRKTNIENPKTASPKPGQRIYRRRLLAAAAAVFAAVLLLVALVAGMISNNRKTIIETQSGQLSAISKSVAVHMEALVDTLEDTLEMEAGITQFEQAEEAAAKGDPAPMEDMLRQFLDGQDNLVTEMSYESAGVLLRARQDGKEASPLITAKAMTEEDAGMKITIEQDEEENCYLKLSQRTQKGARLSAVLSFSGLYDKTASYIKMGENGYVMVKSSDGLIVMHQVDAQIGQDVLSDRKEMYPDFDFSELETLIAHQEEGRSGVEIYHSYWWAEDPPRPVRKVSAYDPVFIGDDFLIVSAVIDYAEITVPLQEATVRIVAAAALLVLFLAAFFWLIWLLARRQRQVEMENLRLKEINEGLEELRKQEEAMAHRQRLQLIGTMTGGIAHEFNNLLTPIMGYSAMMLEEMEEHDKYYEDVREILNSAERAKEIIGQISAFGRKNSQKEFCDLLIGQTAAKAMLVAESGKPKQVEISMDLVFEPYYLYGNETEIHQIVLNLCTNAFHAMESGGTLTVSGRVKAGREVSGETEEMKRFFAGREEEKFYELTFSDTGCGMTEEIKSQIFDPFFTTRRTGEGTGLGLFMVHRMVEAYRGGIFAESAPGMGTTFRIFFPVHKNEG, from the coding sequence ATGAACAGAAAGACCAATATTGAAAACCCCAAAACCGCATCCCCCAAACCAGGTCAGCGCATATACAGGCGCCGGCTTTTGGCGGCAGCGGCAGCCGTGTTCGCAGCCGTCCTTCTCTTAGTCGCGCTGGTGGCCGGTATGATATCCAACAACAGAAAAACGATCATCGAGACCCAGAGCGGCCAGCTAAGCGCCATATCAAAGAGCGTAGCCGTCCACATGGAAGCTTTGGTGGATACGCTGGAGGACACCCTGGAGATGGAAGCGGGGATCACCCAGTTTGAACAGGCCGAGGAAGCGGCGGCAAAGGGCGATCCTGCGCCGATGGAGGACATGCTTCGCCAGTTTCTCGACGGCCAGGACAATCTGGTGACGGAAATGTCCTATGAATCGGCAGGGGTTCTTTTGAGGGCCAGGCAGGACGGAAAGGAAGCCAGTCCTCTCATCACGGCGAAAGCCATGACAGAAGAGGACGCCGGTATGAAAATCACCATCGAGCAGGACGAAGAAGAAAACTGCTATTTAAAGCTGTCCCAGAGGACGCAAAAAGGGGCCAGGCTGTCAGCGGTACTGAGCTTTTCCGGCCTCTATGACAAGACGGCTTCCTATATTAAAATGGGGGAAAACGGCTATGTCATGGTAAAAAGCTCTGACGGGCTCATCGTGATGCACCAGGTGGACGCCCAGATTGGCCAGGATGTCCTCTCTGACCGGAAGGAAATGTATCCGGATTTCGACTTTTCCGAGCTTGAGACGCTGATCGCCCATCAGGAGGAGGGGAGAAGCGGCGTCGAGATCTATCATTCCTACTGGTGGGCTGAGGATCCGCCGCGGCCCGTAAGGAAGGTCTCGGCCTATGATCCTGTCTTTATCGGAGACGATTTCCTGATCGTAAGCGCCGTCATCGACTATGCCGAAATCACAGTCCCGCTCCAGGAAGCCACCGTTCGCATTGTTGCAGCGGCCGCTCTTCTCGTGCTTTTCCTGGCGGCCTTTTTCTGGCTGATCTGGCTTCTGGCGCGGCGCCAGAGGCAGGTGGAGATGGAAAACCTGCGGTTAAAGGAAATCAACGAAGGCCTGGAGGAGTTGAGAAAGCAGGAAGAGGCCATGGCTCACAGGCAGCGCCTCCAGCTTATCGGAACCATGACAGGCGGAATTGCCCATGAATTCAACAATCTCCTGACCCCGATCATGGGATACTCGGCCATGATGCTGGAGGAAATGGAGGAACATGACAAATATTATGAGGATGTGCGGGAAATTTTAAATTCCGCTGAGCGGGCCAAGGAGATTATCGGCCAGATTTCAGCCTTCGGGCGGAAAAATTCTCAAAAAGAGTTCTGTGACCTCCTTATCGGCCAGACGGCCGCCAAAGCCATGCTGGTGGCGGAATCCGGGAAGCCGAAGCAGGTGGAGATTTCCATGGATCTGGTGTTTGAACCGTACTATTTATATGGAAACGAGACGGAAATCCACCAGATTGTACTGAATCTCTGTACAAATGCTTTTCATGCCATGGAGAGCGGAGGAACCTTGACCGTTTCCGGCCGGGTGAAGGCGGGCCGGGAGGTTTCTGGGGAAACGGAGGAGATGAAGCGGTTTTTTGCCGGAAGGGAAGAAGAGAAGTTTTATGAGCTCACCTTTTCCGATACGGGCTGCGGCATGACCGAGGAGATAAAAAGCCAGATTTTTGACCCGTTCTTCACGACGCGCAGGACGGGAGAGGGGACAGGCCTTGGGCTTTTCATGGTTCACCGCATGGTGGAGGCCTACCGCGGCGGAATTTTCGCGGAGAGCGCCCCAGGCATGGGAACGACCTTCCGGATCTTCTTTCCCGTGCATAAAAATGAGGGATAA
- a CDS encoding iron-only hydrogenase system regulator, whose protein sequence is METRVALIGIIIENPESVERLNGLLHEYGSYIIGRMGIPYREKGISIISVVMDAPMDQINGLSGKLGMLEGVSTKTIYTKNH, encoded by the coding sequence ATGGAAACACGCGTGGCCCTGATCGGTATCATCATCGAGAACCCGGAGTCCGTGGAACGGCTCAACGGGCTTCTTCACGAGTACGGTTCCTATATTATCGGCCGCATGGGCATCCCTTACAGGGAAAAAGGGATTTCCATCATAAGCGTCGTCATGGATGCACCCATGGATCAGATCAACGGTCTGTCCGGAAAGCTTGGAATGCTGGAAGGCGTCAGTACGAAAACCATTTACACAAAAAATCACTGA
- a CDS encoding ABC transporter substrate-binding protein — translation MKKVFPMFLAAALGLSLLGGCSSSGSGTTDAETSAVTETETASVSETSTEAETEPETQAETEAETDVSEAEGAIRVGGLNGPTTMGLVKLMEDAKNGDTDNHYEFTMVTAADELTAMVGSGKVDIALLPANVASVLYNKTQGKVAVIDINTLGVLYMVSADTSIQSIGQLAGKTVYLPGKGTTPEYALRYLISAAGLSESDVTLEFKSEATEVAAILAENPDAIGLLPQPFVTVALAQNTDLSIIMDLTKVWNELQEEGSQSRLVTGVTIVNREFLENHPEAVDTFLDEHEASIAFAAEDPDTTAQLIADAGIVAKPEIAKAALPYCNITYMDGTQMKDALSGYLGVLYEQNADSVGGTLPDDAFYYIP, via the coding sequence ATGAAAAAAGTATTCCCAATGTTCCTTGCCGCAGCCCTTGGCCTTTCCCTGCTTGGCGGCTGCTCATCTTCCGGTTCCGGCACGACGGACGCAGAGACCTCTGCCGTGACAGAGACGGAGACAGCTTCCGTTTCCGAGACCAGCACAGAAGCCGAAACCGAGCCGGAAACACAGGCTGAGACCGAGGCAGAAACCGACGTTTCCGAGGCCGAAGGCGCAATCCGCGTGGGCGGCTTAAACGGCCCCACCACCATGGGGCTTGTAAAACTCATGGAAGACGCAAAAAACGGGGACACCGACAACCATTATGAATTTACCATGGTGACGGCGGCCGACGAGCTGACGGCCATGGTGGGAAGCGGCAAGGTGGACATCGCCCTGCTTCCGGCCAATGTCGCAAGTGTCCTTTACAATAAGACCCAGGGAAAGGTGGCCGTCATCGACATCAACACCCTTGGCGTCCTTTACATGGTATCTGCCGATACCTCCATCCAGTCCATCGGCCAGCTTGCCGGAAAAACCGTCTATCTTCCCGGCAAAGGGACGACGCCGGAGTATGCGCTCCGCTATCTGATATCCGCTGCCGGCCTTTCCGAATCCGATGTGACGCTGGAGTTTAAATCCGAGGCCACGGAAGTCGCGGCAATCCTTGCCGAGAATCCCGATGCCATCGGCCTTCTGCCACAGCCCTTCGTGACCGTGGCACTGGCTCAGAACACCGACCTTTCCATCATCATGGATCTCACAAAGGTCTGGAACGAGCTTCAGGAGGAAGGCAGCCAGAGCCGCCTTGTCACCGGCGTTACCATTGTTAACCGGGAATTCTTGGAAAACCATCCGGAGGCTGTGGACACCTTCTTAGACGAGCATGAGGCTTCCATCGCCTTCGCCGCAGAGGATCCTGACACGACGGCACAGCTCATCGCAGACGCCGGCATCGTTGCAAAGCCGGAGATTGCCAAAGCTGCGCTTCCCTACTGCAACATCACCTACATGGACGGCACCCAGATGAAGGACGCCCTGTCCGGCTATCTCGGCGTTTTATACGAACAGAATGCCGACTCCGTAGGCGGCACGCTCCCGGACGATGCCTTCTACTATATTCCATAA
- a CDS encoding citrate:proton symporter: MYLALLGFAMIVVFMGLIMAKKLSPFTSLIIIPVIFGLLAGYGWDTLDYAMTGIKDVASTFAMMTFAILYFGIMLTAGMFDPMVDKVVSWCKGDPLKVLVGTAVLAAFVSLDGDGTTTVMICCTAMIPIYERLKIKKIYLATLIILQNCIMNLIPWGGPTARVMSVMNLDAGEILAPLVPGMVLSAVYVIGVSYYLGMKERKRLGVTAGAAAQAEKVELSEEEAAWKRPKLILFNLLLTAAIIVSLVMGLASSAILFGVGTAIALVVNYPNQKVQRNVISSVAPDMINVVMMVLGAGVLMGILNGPEDAGMSNAIAELLVSVIPESLGKYFAVFIAVISAPGTYLLNNDAFYYGVLPPLAATAEAYGFTDLNIGFASLMGQAFHFLSPLVPFIYLLMDKTEITLAQYQGYIFKWCIGIFVIFMAAGLMMGYLPIL; the protein is encoded by the coding sequence ATGTATTTAGCTTTGCTTGGCTTTGCCATGATCGTGGTATTCATGGGACTTATCATGGCGAAAAAACTGAGTCCGTTTACGTCTCTCATCATCATACCAGTCATTTTCGGCCTTCTGGCCGGATACGGCTGGGACACCCTGGACTACGCCATGACCGGCATCAAGGACGTGGCCTCCACCTTTGCCATGATGACCTTTGCGATCCTCTATTTCGGCATCATGCTGACGGCCGGAATGTTCGACCCGATGGTGGACAAGGTGGTCTCCTGGTGCAAAGGCGACCCGTTAAAAGTCCTTGTGGGAACAGCCGTGCTGGCGGCCTTCGTATCCCTGGACGGCGACGGAACCACAACCGTCATGATCTGCTGTACGGCCATGATCCCGATCTATGAAAGGCTGAAAATCAAGAAAATCTATCTGGCGACACTGATTATTCTCCAGAACTGCATCATGAACCTGATCCCCTGGGGCGGCCCGACGGCCCGCGTCATGTCGGTCATGAACCTGGACGCGGGAGAAATCCTGGCGCCATTAGTACCGGGAATGGTACTATCTGCCGTCTATGTGATCGGCGTTTCTTATTATCTCGGCATGAAGGAGAGAAAACGCCTCGGCGTCACGGCCGGCGCGGCTGCACAGGCGGAGAAAGTGGAGCTCTCCGAGGAGGAAGCCGCCTGGAAGCGGCCGAAGCTGATCCTTTTTAACCTGCTTTTAACGGCCGCCATCATCGTTTCCCTCGTCATGGGACTGGCGTCTTCAGCCATCCTGTTCGGCGTCGGCACGGCCATCGCCCTTGTTGTCAACTATCCGAACCAGAAGGTGCAGAGAAACGTCATCAGCTCCGTGGCGCCGGACATGATTAACGTCGTCATGATGGTTTTAGGCGCAGGAGTCCTCATGGGAATCTTAAACGGGCCGGAGGATGCGGGCATGTCCAACGCCATTGCAGAGCTTCTGGTGTCGGTAATCCCGGAATCTCTCGGAAAGTATTTCGCCGTGTTCATCGCTGTCATCAGCGCGCCCGGCACGTACCTTTTAAACAACGACGCCTTCTATTACGGCGTTCTCCCGCCCCTTGCGGCCACCGCAGAGGCATACGGCTTTACCGACTTAAACATCGGCTTTGCCTCCCTTATGGGACAGGCGTTCCACTTCTTAAGCCCGCTGGTTCCTTTTATCTACCTTCTGATGGACAAGACGGAAATCACGCTGGCCCAGTATCAGGGATACATTTTCAAATGGTGTATCGGAATCTTCGTCATCTTCATGGCCGCAGGCCTTATGATGGGGTACCTTCCGATTCTTTAG